One Cardiocondyla obscurior isolate alpha-2009 linkage group LG09, Cobs3.1, whole genome shotgun sequence genomic window, CGTGAAATAGAAACTCTACATTTATCCGTTGTAATATCTTCTACTAGACTTAGACATCCTGGGATAGGTTTTATAGGGTATAAATCCACGCCAATTACTATCGACGATACTGGCATATTTTGCCTGGCAACTTGCATCCAACCGCCAGGTGCAGCACATAAATCGATGCATACTCTTGATTTTTGAAGAAACTCGaattttcgatttaattgaattaatttgaagGCAGCACGTGATCTATAACCTGAGTAGGACATTCAATTTTagcaattatttcttaattaatttaaatgctcggtatatcatataatatatattatcacgTTTAAAGTTAATACAACTTTTACTTTcaattcaaatataaataattgtaactaTTTACCTGTTTCTTTGGCTAATTGATAGTATTTATCTTTCCTCTGCTTTCcaattttcgattttttccccatttttaatttacagatatattttatataaagttatgGATAAATATTAACTGTGTGCAGCTCTTGCTATAACAAAATCTGGTCAACGTGCGCTTTTACTGTTCACAATAGGTTAGGAACGTTGCGTTGAATGAGGTGTTACATGTGATTGGCTAGTAGATACTTTCATGTGTGCCAACTCACTCACGTTAAACCTTGCTTTACTATTATCTCTTTCTGCGATTATGCAGACCAATCGTTATCTTTCCTCTCGTATTCCGTTTGCAACGACTGGATAATCACCACGTGATACCGACTCTATATCTATTGGCAATGAATGCCACTGCTACTCCACTTTCTTGAAAGTTGTGCACGATTTACACGTTACACGATTTATGCAGAGCCTCGGTCATCGGTGCAGTCACTTTCAATGTAGCGTAGATGTAACTCCACGGTAGTTTCCTTgccttaattttataatagtaattatttccATAAGTATTTTGagtatatacataaatataaaagaaacgagaagagataaaaatgtGGAAAGTCGTAGTTCGTGGAATCCGAGAAACGTTGGAGCGACGTGTTTGTCGCACGAATGTTTACTCACAATCGTCgcaagataataaaaataacgaagtTAAAACAAGCCTGGCATGCCAAGAGAAATTTCTTCCACCGGTGCTTATCACCTACAACGGTTTTTGCGGATCGGCTAAAAATGCTGGCGCTAAAGACAAAAGACATGGTTATGATTGGAATACTAGGCATAGTTGGTCAGAGGCTGTCGGCTGGGTAAATACACTTTTCAAAACAGAATCTGTTGTGTAATGTTATGCAACATTCGCTTGCTACATTGGAAAATGTCTGTCGTTAATttgtgatttatatttattagtcTAGTGTCCTGGCAGCTGGATGGGTTGTGTGCCAAACTCTTTGTCTCCACAAAAGAGTTCTTCTTGATAGCAACGAGAATTTGAGAAATAAGTTGCATGGTCACTTTGGAGTTTCGTTCATacttatacaattattaaatgtacaaCCGAAAAAAATCCTGCCTATCACTAATTGTGCTGGCACTAGCAATGAAAAATCTAATCTGCAGGATTCAGACTCTCAACAGGCTGCAAAAAAACAATTCGGTCCTATCACTATTAACGAGgtaaaaaatgcttttttgCAGGCATTAAATTTCCAAAGAAATAGTTGTACTTTCATAGATTTTCTATATCCTCAGGCATTCAAAAAAGCTGctgataattttacaaataccCATAAAGTGGTGATAGGAGAGTACGAACTTCGTTATGGTATTCAAGCTTTAGAAGAAAAACGTTACAAAGATGCTTTAACACACTTTTCTGAAGGTGCTAAATTATCATCTCCTGGAAGCATGTTTAATTTAGGTTTGTGTTATGAAAAAGGCATTGGAACTTTGGCAGATCTTACAAAGGTACAATCTAATATCTAAAACATATTTAGAAATGTGAGGTACagctttcaaatattttctttggtcgtaaatatttttttctgattcTTGTACAGAAATATTCGAAACATTCATGTGAGATTAAATaatacgaataattaaaaaattaagagggACACTTgcaaacaaatatatattaaattataatttttctttaggCTGCAAAATGTTACAATGATGCCGCTGCTCACGACCATGCCGATGCGTTGTATAATTTGGGAGTTTTCCACGCCCAAGGGAAAGGCGGTTTATCGGTTGATATTGATATTGCGCGCAAATGTTTTATCAAAGCAGCAAGATTAGGTCAAGTACAGGCGCAGCATGCACTCGATTTAGAAAAAGCTCATATTCAgtcacaaaaaaatattccttccgcaatgaaattaaatccaaatttcgaaaagaatgaaaaaagtGATACGTCTGTTAAATTGagcgatttaatattatattcaaattttGGAGGCACATTTAACGTAATCCCAAAATGTAGTCAGGTTTTAGAATTTCTTGGCCTGAAAGAGCCTAGTTCAGCACCTATGATGATAACTGCTAGTGAGTGTCGCGTGCCATACTAAAagtagtatttttattttgtaagataAACGAAATCAGATACAGTGATATGAACAATTTCCTATcgtattttgtataaatatcgcgttatttttcgtacgtgtattatttttcataaatccATGTTATATTCATAAGCATGCAATGTCGATGctcaaattgtaatatattgcattatttaaatttttgttatagaTGCATCATTTTTCGTTTCGTGCTTGagattctttattttcttttatatcgtTACATGTAGTTATATGATACATCATCATttgtgattttttaataagtgaTTTTGTAGTTTATTTAATACGAAAGTTTAAATTTAGACGTGACTGTTATGTCTAACTGTTATGATTAACCatcaaataattatgaaagatATATAACACCACAACTAGACATTTAAAATTCGAAAATTGAGTGCCATACGTCATAAGTTTTCGAATTCGAATACGAAcaagaattatatttctgATAATGATCAATTTTCGGCGTTTTTTATTCGATGATTTTTCGGCTCTTTATATGGAAAACAATCTCGTCAATGTTATCCATGAAATGTATTTTAGATTTAAGACTTTTTTTAGCGTAGTCATAAACAAATAATGTTTAATGATTTGCATTTGTGCTTCGCGCAGTGCAAAAAGTCTGTGTATGGATATACAGTACATATAGCGTTGTAtatgatacaaaaaaatattttctataattaatgtagtttctttttttcaattctttttgttaatattataccGGCTTCACCAATGTGCGTTACGTCGTAgcacagttttttttataaattcactGTGGTtagcatataaattaatttctttatttatgtCCATCCACCTTACGTTTCGCGCATCGTCTCCGGCCTTTAACGCGAGCTTCCCGACTACGTCGTTTTCTTCAtcgtgaaaatttttagccaCCGTCTCCATCCAAGCGTTATCCGTATTTCGTGGATCGTCCACGTATCCTTTATAAACTTCATCGCCTttcgtaaaaaattcttttatagaATCTTGAAGGGTCTTTCTGTCGGCGTCGTTCATTTCCAAAAAGTTAAGCGCCTCCTCCATGAACTCTCTCATTAAGGTCGTAGAAATAGCTTCGTTTAAATCAACCATACCACCAGGTATAGCCCACTCCCCGGAATCTCGTCTCTGAATTGCGACAAACTGCAGTACAGGCTTTCTCGTGTGCTCGTTTACGATAACAATTCCTACGTTATCGCGTTTCCATCGTGTGACAATAGGATCTGCAGCGTGATTCGGTCCCCATCGTCCAAGAAGTCCTCGGCCGGCGACGCCGGTTCGTCCTACAGGATTCAAAGGGTAGCCGTCCACGTTCACGACGTAGTCGCCCGTAAAGCTCTTGCGATTCACCTTATCTGCCAAGAATCACATTTCGACTACAGACGCGATAATATTCTACTTAGCACGCGCAATTTCACTTCAGCCCACATACGTTTATATTAACCTAAGAAACGTGACCATcgtttgtttcgttttttttatttttttatttccaacaaTTACttatttcgaatttaataaatttactagCTTAAacgaggggaaagaaaaattaccaTCCACCGTGTTCCATTTCGGTTTAAAGGTGCACTCGTTGATTTCTAAATCGGCCCAAGGTTTACCCTTGACAACGGGAGCGGTATATGCGACCGGTTTATATTCGGGGTAGTCCACTGTCCACGGTACTTTTTCCTCTAACACTGCAAATCTCATTATGTTACTGGACGGATACAGGCCCTGTCGACACTTCTGATGAAGCATTCTCGTGCATCTGATATTCATTTAACTGTTACTTCTAAGATAGAAAAACCAACGTGACGATAACATAACTCTTGATGCTTGGTTACCTCACAGTGACGTAATTGACGATCCACAGACCACGTttatagttaaaatatttctctcttggtttcagattaatttaattaatgatttttgaTTTATAGcattgttttatttgattgtTGATATTACATCTTTTACATAatcttgtaaattaaatatgtgcgacgttattaaaataaaaatgtgatattaattttgctataATACtcttattacgtaaaataagtCTCGGTTTAATACGTACAGaccttttataaaatagtaagAAGTCTTATCCCATGTAATCCTTGGCATACGTATGGCATGATATCAAAATGTGAATTCCACGCATTGAAGTAACAATACAATTACGTTATATGTACAAATGTtggtttctttatttatttatttatctttttttttaatttttgaacgTAAACAAATTTTAGTAAAAGGTTTtcctttattataattaatttaattattcaacttTTCACAAATCTTTTTGTGTTTATACGCTGGAAGACTAGATTagaagtatatataaaatttaacagaCCCTAGCAACACTTATTTATTTAGGTTGGTAAAAGTTCATTTACAATTAGTTTGAATGGTAATGAATAATACTTGCGCGTGACATTAATGCCCATTCCTTTAAAATAGTTCAGTGCTTGAAGTGATATTAagagaacgttgaaaataaaatttgtgttcTTGATGCACATAgtcatataaaatatgtatatgtatatatatataaaacattttcctCTGATAAAAACTTCTGAAATTtttgttaacatttttctatcagtttatattaattaatttttataaaaaatatacgttctgtgtatatttgtttttacaatttacaagTCTCCTGTATTTTCAGTCGAAGTACTcgataatttgtaaaatgtatCGATTATgtcgagatttatttttaattaagtaacaCTTCAAATACTGCaacaattgaaataaattttcgtcgCTTGCATTTACCagatttaatacttttttttttttttttgcaaaatagatGCCGGAAAACTTTATTCTGTGAAATCAatcttgaattattttctaaattaaagtaaacgtAATtagatatttgtaattttcttaCCAAGTTCTTTCACTATGgcagataaatatataacattcGCGAAAAAGATTGATCGAAAGTACTAACGAAACTACAGAAAGTAGTTTGAAGTGATCatcgcattaataaaattgtgtaaagtttaggcaattatatttaaacctttaaattgataatatcCAATTAAAGTATCtcttatttttgttatataaatagtttatacatttttataattctacgTTTAGctgccgtttttttttttcttttttttaacagctcAATCCTCGCGCTTCTGCTATTCGACATTATCATGTCCATCCCTCGTAAAGATACATGGAAATGTTTTCTGataagattattatattacctAATGCGgagaaattttctattttaacgtaaaaataataaaagcacaCATTTCCAGAAaacatttagaaaaataaatgtaacatttcTAATTCTAAACCTCACATTTTGattgcgttatttatttgggctttttaattaagtggTACTCTGAATTTTTTAAGGCAAAATTCCTTATGAAATAATCTCGTTATAATTGTTGAAAACTTGATGTTACTAT contains:
- the LOC139105442 gene encoding uncharacterized protein, producing MWKVVVRGIRETLERRVCRTNVYSQSSQDNKNNEVKTSLACQEKFLPPVLITYNGFCGSAKNAGAKDKRHGYDWNTRHSWSEAVGWSSVLAAGWVVCQTLCLHKRVLLDSNENLRNKLHGHFGVSFILIQLLNVQPKKILPITNCAGTSNEKSNLQDSDSQQAAKKQFGPITINEAFKKAADNFTNTHKVVIGEYELRYGIQALEEKRYKDALTHFSEGAKLSSPGSMFNLGLCYEKGIGTLADLTKAAKCYNDAAAHDHADALYNLGVFHAQGKGGLSVDIDIARKCFIKAARLGQVQAQHALDLEKAHIQSQKNIPSAMKLNPNFEKNEKSDTSVKLSDLILYSNFGGTFNVIPKCSQVLEFLGLKEPSSAPMMITASECRVPY
- the LOC139105447 gene encoding ADP-ribose pyrophosphatase, mitochondrial, which produces MNIRCTRMLHQKCRQGLYPSSNIMRFAVLEEKVPWTVDYPEYKPVAYTAPVVKGKPWADLEINECTFKPKWNTVDDKVNRKSFTGDYVVNVDGYPLNPVGRTGVAGRGLLGRWGPNHAADPIVTRWKRDNVGIVIVNEHTRKPVLQFVAIQRRDSGEWAIPGGMVDLNEAISTTLMREFMEEALNFLEMNDADRKTLQDSIKEFFTKGDEVYKGYVDDPRNTDNAWMETVAKNFHDEENDVVGKLALKAGDDARNVRWMDINKEINLYANHSEFIKKTVLRRNAHW